The following coding sequences lie in one Lolium perenne isolate Kyuss_39 chromosome 2, Kyuss_2.0, whole genome shotgun sequence genomic window:
- the LOC127328217 gene encoding uncharacterized protein yields MADLLRAKYLGDHDLFSPAVPTKGSQFWNAIQKIKWYFKLGAKHQVRSGRRTYFWLDWWTGTGPLRFTFPRLFACCDNHFATVEGVRSNGGWTIRFRRTFGLAERVEWDNLCRIFDLSPAAEGADVVRWALEPSGEYSTSSMYSKLSRGGTITHFKDIWRTRVPPKIRVFLWQLVRGRLPSGDQLVKRHGPSNGRCALCGEWETCDHIFFTCHIAVFMWAGIRELLSCSWNPAGAADFVAIANGLSGRLRRIAWFTFAAQCWALWNIRNKLAIEGSLISSPADAIFKMSIYMQRRRCSRRRDRPLLDAALDELRRLHARIRDEGR; encoded by the coding sequence ATGGCAGACCTTCTTCGGGCCAAGTACCTGGGGGACCACGACCTTTTCTCCCCGGCGGTTCCCACCAAAGGATCACAGTTCTGGAACGCCATCCAGAAGATTAAATGGTACTTCAAGTTGGGAGCGAAGCACCAGGTTCGCAGTGGGCGGAGGACCTACTTCTGGCTGGATTGGTGGACGGGCACGGGGCCCCTTCGCTTTACCTTTCCTCGGCTTTTCGCATGCTGCGACAACCACTTTGCGACCGTGGAAGGGGTTAGGTCCAACGGTGGCTGGACGATTCGCTTCAGACGCACCTTTGGCCTAGCTGAGAGGGTCGAGTGGGACAACCTCTGTAGGATCTTCGACCTATCGCCAGCCGCTGAGGGCGCGGATGTGGTTCGATGGGCGCTTGAGCCTTCTGGAGAGTACTCCACCTCCTCGATGTACTCCAAGCTGTCCCGGGGTGGGACGATTACGCACTTCAAGGATATTTGGCGCACTAGGGTACCTCCAAAAATCCGAGTCTTCCTCTGGCAACTCGTCCGGGGGAGGCTTCCCTCCGGGGACCAACTTGTCAAGCGGCACGGGCCATCGAATGGGCGATGTGCCCTATGTGGCGAATGGGAAACTTGCGACCACattttcttcacttgccacattGCTGTCTTTATGTGGGCAGGAATCAGGGAGCTCCTCTCCTGCTCATGGAACCCAGCAGGGGCTGCGGACTTTGTCGCCATTGCCAACGGCTTGTCGGGTAGACTCCGTAGGATAGCTTGGTTTACTTTCGCAGCGCAATGTTGGGCGCTCTGGAACATTCGCAACAAGCTAGCCATCGAGGGCTCCCTCATCTCCAGCCCGGCTGACGCCATCTTTAAAATGTCTATCTACATGCAGAGGCGGAGGTGCAGTCGACGGAGGGACCGACCACTGTTGGACGCGGCGCTGGACGAGCTTAGGAGGCTACATGCGCGGATTCGGGATGAAGGACGCTGA
- the LOC127331208 gene encoding S-norcoclaurine synthase 1: MEVEAPCGGGSAGESRWSLGSSLAVRNVQDLVSSSAAEELTPDMIQRYIQPDIDAHAVLAEHSEEVPVIDLGKLMNAETVEDETAKLKLACEEWGFFQVLNHGVPDEVIVGIKQNIHKFFELPLDVKNGYAQRPGDLQGYGQAFVFSDDQKLDWADMFGLFTQPTQARDMSYWPSEPRTFRNSIEEYTSELMKLSHSIVTFIAKTLDFDPELMADKNVGQFLRMNYYPPCMSTPGKVLGFSPHSDASFITILLEVNSVQGLQIRRRGAWIPVKPHGDALLVNVGDFLEIMTNGKYKSIEHRVTINAHKERLSISAFHVPKYDGIVSPVLGNTEEKVLYKTTIVEEYARLYLSSKRDGKRTLDHAMLS, encoded by the exons ATGGAGGTGGAGGCCCCGTGTGGTGGTGGCAGCGCCGGCGAGAGCAGGTGGTCGTTGGGATCGTCGCTTGCTGTTAGGAACGTGCAAGATCTCGTGTCGTCCTCCGCCGCCGAGGAGCTCACACCCGATATGATCCAACGGTACATCCAGCCAGACATCGACGCGCACGCTGTTCTCGCCGAGCACTCTGAGGAGGTTCCGGTCATCGACCTCGGCAAGCTCATGAACGCTGAGACTGTGGAAGACGAGACGGCCAAGCTCAAGCTTGCCTGCGAGGAGTGGGGCTTCTTTCAG GTTTTGAATCATGGAGTACCAGATGAGGTCATCGTGGGCATAAAGCAGAACATTCACAAGTTCTTCGAGCTTCCCCTCGATGTGAAGAATGGTTACGCACAGCGTCCAGGAGATTTGCAAGGCTATGGACAAGCCTTTGTTTTCTCCGATGATCAAAAGCTTGACTGGGCTGATATGTTTGGGCTCTTCACCCAGCCGACTCAAGCCCGTGATATGAGTTACTGGCCGAGTGAACCTCGTACATTCAG GAATTCCATTGAAGAATACACTTCTGAATTGATGAAACTTTCTCACTCAATTGTCACCTTCATTGCCAAAACACTAGATTTTGATCCAGAGTTGATGGCAGACAAAAATGTGGGACAATTTCTGAGGATGAACTACTACCCTCCATGCATGTCAACTCCTGGAAAGGTTTTGGGTTTCTCACCACATTCTGATGCATCTTTTATAACTATCCTGTTAGAAGTTAATTCCGTTCAAGGGCTACAAATCAGAAGGCGTGGTGCATGGATCCCAGTGAAACCACATGGTGATGCATTATTGGTGAATGTGGGTGACTTTCTTGAG ATTATGACGAATGGGAAGTACAAGAGCATTGAGCATAGGGTCACAATAAATGCCCATAAGGAACGGCTGTCCATATCAGCGTTTCATGTGCCAAAGTATGATGGGATAGTTTCACCAGTTTTGGGTAATACAGAAGAGAAAGTGTTATACAAGACAACGATAGTAGAGGAGTATGCAAGACTTTATTTGTCAAGTAAGCGAGATGGAAAGAGGACCCTGGATCATGCAATGCTGTCCTAA
- the LOC127331209 gene encoding 2-oxoglutarate-dependent dioxygenase 11 — translation MEVEASSASESNWLNVGTTIPVRNVQALASSAADELTADKIERYIQPDIDAHAVLAERSGDIPILDLGKLLNAETGEAEGAKLRFACEEWGFFQLVNHGVPDEIIAGVKRDTEKFFQLPLDVKNAYAQRPGDLQGYGQAFVQSNDQKLDWGDLLGLLTQPPQARDMSYWPSQPHTFRNSVEEYSSELMKVADSIVASIAKTLDYDPELMADKNVVQTFRMSYYPQCSSTPEKVLGFSPHSDGSFLTILLEVNSVQGLQIKWHGAWIPVKPRRDALLVNVGDLLEIMTNGKYKSIEHRVTVNAYKERLSISSFHVPKLDAIIMPIVSIMEEKVLYKKTNVEEYARRYMSNKLDGKRALDHAKISGI, via the exons ATGGAGGTGGAGGCATCCAGCGCCAGCGAGAGCAACTGGTTGAACGTGGGAACCACGATTCCCGTCAGGAACGTCCAGGCTCTGGCTTCGTCCGCTGCCGACGAGCTGACGGCCGATAAAATTGAACGGTACATCCAGCCGGATATCGACGCGCACGCCGTTCTTGCCGAGCGCTCCGGCGACATTCCGATCCTTGACCTCGGCAAGCTCCTGAACGCCGAGACGGGGGAAGCGGAGGGCGCCAAGCTCAGGTTCGCCTGCGAGGAGTGGGGATTCTTTCAG CTGGTAAATCATGGAGTGCCAGACGAGATCATCGCCGGTGTGAAGCGTGACACTGAAAAGTTCTTTCAGCTCCCCCTCGACGTCAAGAATGCTTACGCCCAGCGTCCAGGGGATCTTCAAGGTTATGGCCAAGCGTTTGTTCAATCCAATGATCAAAAGCTTGACTGGGGTGACCTGTTGGGCCTCCTCACCCAGCCGCCTCAGGCCCGTGACATGAGTTACTGGCCTAGTCAACCTCATACATTCAG AAATTCCGTTGAAGAATACTCTTCTGAATTGATGAAAGTTGCTGATTCCATTGTCGCCTCAATTGCAAAAACACTAGACTATGATCCTGAATTGATGGCAGACAAAAATGTGGTTCAGACTTTCCGGATGAGCTACTACCCCCAGTGCTCCTCAACGCCTGAAAAAGTTTTAGGGTTCTCACCGCATTCTGATGGGTCTTTTCTAACTATCCTGCTAGAAGTtaactcagtacaaggcttacaaATTAAATGGCATGGTGCGTGGATCCCAGTAAAACCACGTCGTGATGCACTATTGGTGAATGTGGGTGACCTTCTTGAG ATTATGACGAATGGAAAGTACAAGAGCATTGAGCACAGGGTTACTGTGAATGCCTATAAGGAACGGCTATCCATATCATCGTTTCACGTCCCAAAGTTAGATGCAATAATTATGCCAATTGTGAGCATTATGGAAGAGAAGGTGTTATACAAGAAAACAAACGTAGAAGAGTATGCAAGACGTTATATGTCAAACAAACTAGATGGCAAGAGGGCCCTCGATCATGCAAAAATATCCGGAATATAA